Below is a genomic region from Bos javanicus breed banteng chromosome 13, ARS-OSU_banteng_1.0, whole genome shotgun sequence.
TATCTCTGGATAGGGTAGGACTGGGTCAAGGGCCCACGGGAAGCCTTCCCCAGAGAGACCGGGAGAATGTGAAGTCCCCGTGGATGAGGCCTGAACACTCAGAGCAAGGGTTGGGGGGTGGGCTCAAGGCCCACCAGGGGCCCAGAGCCCTGCACCCAGGGCCTCTGAGGCCCGGACAGCCCATATTGGGAGCCCACGGAATGGCCCCAGAAGTTCAGCGGGACAAGTGCTTGTAAACTGTGGCCTGGGTAGGAACCTGGGCCCAGAACCGGTACCTGGCCAGCCTGGCTGGGGAAGGAAGGGTAGGAGGGTGGATCCTGACTGGTGTTTCACCTTCTTTGCAGACACAGCACCAAAGGCTGCAGCAGGTGAAGGACCCCCAGCTGCAGAGAAAGACCCTGGGTCCCCAGATCCACAGAAGGATCCTGGGCCCCCAGATCCAGAGAAGGATGCTGGTCCCCCAAACCCAGAGAAAGAACTTGAGTCCCCAGACCCAAAGAAAGAACCTGATCCCGACTCGACGAAAGATACTGAAGCCCCGGCCCCAGAGAAAGGGTTCGGGGCCTCAGCCCAACCCTCAGCCAGCAGCCAGGGCCCTGAGGGAGAAGGAGGCCTGCAGGGAGAGCCTGCGGAGGGCTCGGCTGGGCAGCCGGCAGCCCTGCCCCAGGAGACAGCGACAGCCGAGGCCAGCGTCAAAAAGCCCAAGGCTGAGCAGGGGACCCCCGGCAGCCAGGACCCTGGAGAAGCCAAGGAGCAAAAGAAGGTAGCAGAGGGCCAAGCGCCGAGCAAGAAGGGCTCACCCGCCTTTCTGCACAGCCCCAGCTGCCCCGCCGCCATCTCGAGGTGAACGGCCCTGCCTGGGAACGGGGAGGGGTCTGTGTTACTGTCTGTCTCGGGCACTCACCACGTGCAGTGCTGGCTTGGGCAGTTCCAATGTTCAGCTCCCTCTGTCCTAGGCATTGGCCTGACCTCCTGGTCTTCCTGCAGAGATCAGAACTCTGTGATAGTTCACAGAGACCTGGAGTGTCAGGCAGCAGAGGACCTCAAAGACCCCTTCTCCAGGCATCTGGAGTCCAGAGTCCCCCTTACCCCATGGACTTGGATCTCACCAAGGGCAGGACTGAGAtgtcaggaggaaaagaaaactcaTCTTCTTAATACAGTTATTGGTATAATCTGAAAATATGACTAATAATCAGGCTGATAGATCATTACTAATACtcttgaagtgaaaagtgaagtgaaagtgaaagtcactcagttgtgtctgactctgcagccccatggactatacaacccatggaattccccaggccagaacactggagtgggtagcctttcccttctccatgggatctttccaacccagggattgaaccctggtctcctgcattgcagacagattcttaccacctgagccacaagggaagcccaagaatactgcagtgggtagcctttcccttctccatgggatcttcccaacccaggaatcgaaccggggtgtCCTGtactgcagacggattctttaccaactgagctatcagggaagcccactatactCTTAGAACTATAATACAGCACCAGTCTCAAGGTGCAATTCGTTAGCTTTACCTGAATGCCAATGATATAAGTGAGGttattaatgatatatttattGTAAACCACAATAATAACACTTACCATACCAGTTTAAACTATGTGGTAATATAAATTAGTATCATTAATACATTATCAATTGTATCACCACAATTTTATGAATCAAGAGCTACATAACCTCCCTAATTGTCACTACCTAATGATTAACCAAATCAGCAATCCTATTAACAGTTGTTAATGATCTCTTAGTGCATTGATACTCAAAATAGCAACACAGacatgggaattctctggtggtacagtggttagggctctgcacttccactgcagggggcatgggttggttgttggtcgaggaactaagatcctgtatgtcGCATGGCATAGCTGGGAagaaacaaccaccaccaccacagacaTTTACGGTGTTATTAAAATCCCCGGATTTTATATGAAGTGAATTTGGATTCATCATCCAACGAGTTTGGGTGGGGGCAAGGCTGTATCAGCTCTAGATTGCAGACTAGGTTTTGGGAGGCCTgccggggtggggggagctgtgGCTGCTGAAGGTGTCACCCATCTGTGTTCTCACGTTTCAGCCTTGAGAAGCCACTGGCCGAGAAGCCCCTAGATGAGACGTTAGAGCTTATCTTTGAAGGGGTGCCTGTGACCCCTGGCCCCACAGAAACTGAGCCAGCCAAGGTAGCAGAAGGAGAGAAGAACCTCCCGGGAGGCAGccagaaggaaggagaagagaaggcTGCAGGCCACGCTGGCCAGGATGGGGTGCAAGGGGACACCTCGAGGGGGATCGAATTCCAGGCCGTTCCCTCGGAGAGATCGGAGGTGGGGCAGGCCCTCAGTCCCACAGCCAAGGAGGAGGACTGCTTCCAGATTTTGGGTAGGCCGGGGCtgccctggagcccagggaggagggaaggggctcTCCGTGTCTCCCCCGTCTCCTCGCTTAGAGCACTAAACCCTTCTGAGCCACCTCACCCCGGGTGATTCATCAAAGTGTCATCCAACCCCAGGAAGTCTGAGTTCCTAGTccccttcaagagatggggaaatGGGGACTCAGGAAAGGGAGCACCCCAAATCCACAGCTAGAGCAGGATATGAACCTGACTCTAGAGCTCTCTTGTTTACTTTCTTCTACATTGGCTAaaatggagtaaaaaaaaaaaaaaaaatcagacatgttGGAGCACCACCAGTTCTCTGGACGGTGGGGTTTGAAGTTACTCTATAAAAGGGCTCAAATGCCCTTTTAAACTGCGTCCTGGACGGGTAGGGAGGGTCATGGGAGCCACAGAGGGTTGTGAACTGAGgagcacaggtgtgtgtgtggaggggggagggaggcggTGACCAAGGAAGCTGGGCACATGAGATGGGCAGGACCGGAGTGGCCTCAAGTGCTGATGCTTTATTCAGCGAGCAGAAGGGTGCCATTGAGCATGAGCAAGCTTGGCCCGTAGGTGAATAGGGAAGGGGCCCGGGCAAGGGTGCAGcaggcctggggggtggggtgagatGGGGTCAGGAGAGCCCAGAGTGTCCTGACAACCCCCCTCCTCCAGGCCGAGGTGCCCTGGGAGACCTGCCAGTCTGCCTGGTGAGCGGCATAGTGCCACCCAGACAGGGTGGGAGGGCCTGGCGGCTGGGCGGCAGCCAGgagccctgcctcctccccttaGCAGCGGCACAGACCTCCAGGGCCCACTCAGCCCAGCAATCACATCCTCGAGGGACGGACCTGAACAACCTCCAAGGGCCGTCTGATTTATCACCAGCCGGCTTCCCCTGCGGCCTCTTGCTATTTATAAAGAGGTTTCCATTCCCGGTGACTCAGCCTGTCGGCGTCCAGGGCCTGCTGTTCCCCGTATTGTCACTAGGTGGCAGCAAGTCTCTACCAAATAGCTCCATCCCCGGCTCCTCCccgcccacccctgcccctgggcCAGGGCCGGGGGATACCCATTCCACAGGTAGTGAGAGCTTGTGGTGTTATTAGAGGGGGTGGTAGGCAGGTCCTATCCTCGACTCCTTCAGACACAGTAACGCCTATCTGGCATGGCGCTCCACCATtatagttgaaagtgaaagtagctcagtcctgccaaacccaactcttttcaaccccgtggaccgtagcccatcaggctcctcagtccatggaattctccaggccagaatactggagtgcgttgccattgccttctccaagggatctttccgacccagagattgaaccctggtctcctgcattgcagacagattctttgagccaccagggagctcaCAGTTAGgaacccctcaccccacccccaccccgccctgctccgccctttttttaaatggaaatgaaaaacttTGGGTTGGAGTCCTCATACCTTATAATGTGGGAGGGTCTGAGGAATCCAATCAGCCATCCCCACTGTTGTGCCTGGAGAAGCTGAGCCCCCCTCTGACAGAGGCAGAGGCCTCTCAAGGAAGGTGAGTGTTGGTGGCAGAGCTGACATTGGAAACTGGGCCCCGAGCCCCTAGCCCCTATCCTGGAGCCAACTGTCTCCCAGGTATCACTTGGTGAACGCCCCTGGATGGGGCCCAGGCCAGGCAGGAGGGCATGGTGTCAGGATGAGTCCTTAGCAGCCCCAGCACTGATCGAAATGGCTCTGCTCTGCTCCACAGATGACTGCCCACCGcccccagcccccttcccccaccGCATTGTGGAGCTGAGGCCCGGGAACATCAACAGTCAATTCAGTCTGAACTCCAAGGAGGCACTGGGCGGGTGAGAACTGGGGCCCCGAGCCCCTGGCCCATGGGCGGGAGAGCGTTAAGTCCCCAGGCCTTACATCTGCCCCATGGGAGGCCCAGACATTCCGATCAGATGTGAGCCACAGGGTCACAACTGCTTCCATGTGGTCTCATGTGTTTGTGTGCAGGCTGTCACATGGCTGGTGTGTCAGTcactcacacaaacacaccatTGGTCATTAGGTGTTTCCCATAGGAAGCACGTAATACCGTCCTGTCTGTCTCAGTTTGGAGTACCACACTGACCCCTTCAAGATGATCCTCTGTTTTGTTAGAAGTCCTGAAGTTCCCTCCCCTGGGGCCTggtgccctcgcctgcctgtgaGGTGCCCATCAGGGGCTGTCCTTTGATGAGCCTACCTTTCCTGAGGCTGCGGTTTGTGCAGGTCAGCTGTGGTCTCTGCAGTAGAGCTCACTTTTGGGGAGGGTACTGGAGCTGGCTGGGATTTCCGCATCTCACAGGGAACAGAGCACAGGCCCCCCACACTTGGCCTTGGCAACTCCCTTACTCTCAGCCTCTTCCCTCTCCAGCGGCAAGTTTGGAGCGGTCTGTACCTGCACAGAGAAGGCCACAGGCCTCAAGCTGGCCGCCAAGGTCATCAAGAAACAGACACCCAAAGACAAGGTAGTGCAGTCTGGCTGTGGGGAGGGCGAGGGGATCCTTGGAGCGGGTGCCTCTCACCTCCCGCCACCCACACGTCTGCACCAGGAGCCGGGGGTGAGAAGCTTGGTGCTCCAAAGACATCACACAGATCAACAGATAGACAGGCGGACAGTCCTGCCATAGGGGCCTGATGCCCCTGACCATAAACTTCACCCCACAGTTGGTGAATTTATCTTGGGGACTTCCCCTTCAAGCCCTCTGGTTCAAGTCAGTAAGGGCTgatgagcacaggctctgggccagATGCTGTGCTGTGCACTGGAGGTCCCCGAGGGAAGCCAGGTGGTCCCTGCCCCCCAAGAACAGCAAGGGAAACAGGCTTCAACACCAGTCCGGGCCTGGTTCAGAGCAGTGTTCATTcaaggagtgaatgaatgaatgaggcatAGACTCATATGGAGTGAGGGAGTCGGGTATGTGAGGGGGTGATGGCAACCTAGCAGCCTGGCATGGTGAGAGCTATATAACTTAGGAAAGCTAAggcgggagggtggggagaggagttGTCACAGTGGAGTCTCCCAACTCACCCGCAGGTCAGCAAAGGGTCTCCTGAATGAAGGCTTTGAAGAAGGAGGAGCTGTTTTCCAATGGGAAAGGCAGGGGAGAGATTTTCAGACAGAGGGGACTGTGGATAGAAAGGCCTGAGGATCAGAAATGGCAGGTGGAAACCCTTGAGTTGAGATCAGGACCAGGGGAGCAGAGACAGAACATACAGAGGCCTGGAGCCCAGAAGGAGCAGGAGAAGCAGCTCCTGATGAGTGCTGGGAAGTCAGAAAGATTTTCTTCGTGACTCTTTCTCTATTGCCTTGGGTCCCAGGCCTCTATCATGGACCTGGCTCAACGGAGATGCTCAAATGTAATGTGTAAATTAATTGGAGACAGCTATTGATTGGTTAATTATTGGGTACTTTTTCTGTGCTGTGCACTGTGCCAGGTGCTAGGGAAATGGCATCAAACAAGTCCTAACATGCTAGAGAGACAACTAAAACCAAACTGCTAACAGACAACTAAAACCAAGCTGAAACATAAAAAGTGTGGTGTCCGGAGCTGAGACAGTGTTAAGAAGACAAGTAAAGCCAGGAAGGAACAGGGTGTGTGGAGCCGCTCAGATAGGATCAGGTGACCTTaggcttctctgaggaagtgGCGTGGAAGGTGAGATATTCCAAGGAATGGAATAATGGAAAATGGAACAGTTCAGGCAGTGATCCAGTGCTCTGGGGGAACAGATCTAGGGAGAGACCTGATCATTTGCCAATTTCCTTGGTGTAAATATTCCTACTGTGGTTGATTTCAAGCTACGGATGTGACCACTGGCTGGCAGACTTTCTGAAAGTGACAAATAATGGCAGCTGAAACTAGGAAGGCAGTGATGGGGGAGCTGAGAAATGATTGGATTTGTAATCTACTTTGGAGGTGGAGTCAAAGGATTTACTGATTGGTTGCATGAGGGGGTGTGAGGAAGCAAGAAGAGGAGAGAAACCCTGGAAAGCTCCTAACTTTCTGTCCTGCACACTGGGGTTAAAAATGACAGCCTTTTGCTGATGGACATGCTGCGGGCAACTCAACTGCGGGGAAAGGGTGGTATCAAGGGTTTAATTTTGGGCATGAGAGATTTGAGATGCCTATTAGGCATCCAAGGGGGAGGGACTGGTGTCTGGAGTTCAAAGGAGCACTTAGGGGTGGAGATATGTATTTGGGAATCAGTCACGTCTGGATGGAATTTCCAGTCATGGGACTTGAGAATGCCCTGGGAGAGGGTGTAGAGCAGGGAGGGCTGAGCGGGAAGGATGGGGCCCAGGATTCAGCCAGCAGGAGGCAAAGAACcagcaaagcaaaggaaagatgTCCCAGCAGAAATGATTGTGTGGTAAGGACACAGGCTGGAGGGtcgggagagagatgggaggcaAGGAGACCAGCGAGGAGGGGGAGGGCAGCGGTCCAGGCCAGGCCCACCCGAAGAGGATGGAGGGCAGGGAATCATGATGCTCAGATGGTACCCCTGATGCTCCTTGGCCCCAGGAAATGGTGTTGCTGGAGATTGAGGTTATGAACCAGCTGAACCACCGCAACCTGATCCAGCTTTATGCGGCCATCGAGACCCCGCATGAGATCGTCCTCTTCATGGAGTAGTGAGTGTCGGCGGCAGGGTGGGGGCCTGGTGTTGGGGGGGAGCAGAAGGCAGCAGGCCCAGAGGCAAGCCTGTAGAGGGGTCTGTGCACACAGCATCGAGGGCGGCGAGCTCTTCGAGAGGATTGTGGACGAGGACTACCAGCTGACTGAGGTGGACACCATGGTGTTTGTCAGGCAGATCTGCGATGGCATCCTCTTCATGCACAAGATGAGAGTTTTGCATCTGGACCTCAAGGTACTAGGGGTGGGCAGCCTCCTGGGAGGGGTCGGGGTGGCATCGGACCACCTGAGGTCACTGCTGCAGCCAACCATCCCTCCATCCCCCGtgactccttctcctcctccatccaGTCCTTCCAGCTGTAAGAGTCAAAACAGGGGGCACGTCAGAGAGCAAGAAAGACTTGGTCCCAGCCCTCTCCTAGTCTGGAGTTGTTGTAGTACTTGTTGAAAGGGTCTCTTGCCGTCCTGTGAGCCCCACATATAACACCAGCTGATCAGTGTTGCAGGAGCACCTGCCTCTGTGTAGGCCCCTGATGGGCACTGCTAATGTCTGTTCACTTATCCCACAAACACGTGTTGAGGGCCCACTAGATGCCAGGCAGTGTTGGTGGTGGAGACCCACTGGtgaacaaaatagataaaaatgcCTGCCCTCGTGGAGCTTACGTTCTAAAAGGGGAATCAGGAAGATGCATCAGTAGGTatagtgttgggcttccctggtggctcagcggtaaagaatctgcctgccaagcaggagacccggcttcaatccctgggttaggaagatcccctggagaagggaatggcaacccactccagtattcttgcctggagaatcccatggacagaggagcctggcgggttacaggccctggggtcacaaagagtgggacacgacttagcgactaaaacaagaGCAAAGTGCAGTATCGGTACAGCAGCATGCACGGGGCAGGCACTAACAGAAGTGTGTGCTGAGAGAACGTTTATGTTCTTCTTGCTCGATACCTTGCACATAGCGGGTGAGGGAAAGCAAATactgggttggcaaaaaagtttgggtttttccCTAAGATTTTATGAATCCCTCCAAGTCTGATCAGCTGGCCGTGGCCGTGGTGTGGAGTGGGCAGGGGCCCCATGAGTGCCAGGTAGCCCCATCTTTATGGCAGGCGTTAATGTTTGTGGAATTAATGGGAAGGCTAGTGGAGAAGATGAAATCTGAACACTGAGGCGGGTGAACGCCCATCGGCAAAGTGGACagtactttcattcattcatttggtaaATACATACTGAGCACCTGCTTCTGTGCCTCTGTGCACAGTGCACAGTGCTGGGCGTGGTTGTTGCCCTCTGGATGGTGAGGACATGACCCTATCCCCTGGAGCCTATGAGGTCAGTGGTAGAATCAGGCGTAATAACTTGATGAATAGatcgttttatttttttgttaaaatttttcttaatttttatttttgactgtgtcaCTCAACCTGCAGGGTCTTGgatcccccaccagggatcaaagccacgccccctgcagtggaagcgccgAGTCTTAACCataggactgccagggaagtcactaAGATCACTTTAAACCACTAAAAGCATTATGAAAAAGTGCATGAGTGTAACAGGGAAACATACAAGGTAGAACTGAAGAAGAAGGTAAAGGCCGGAGCATTCAAGGTCCGATACAGGAGATGCTCCTGGTGCTCTTGTGAACTAACCCCTCCGCTGTGCTTACTAGTGGTCAGAGGCACTCAAGGCGTGTCTAGAGTGTGCGACAGCCCTTTGGGTCAGGTGTGCTGTTATCATTGCCACTGACAAGTGAGGGAGCGAGGAGGGTAAGGGAATGGGTTTCAAAGGGGCCAGTCTGACAGCAGGGAATTTAGGAGGTGGTCATAATAAGCCAGGAGAGATGATGGGGCTGGAACCCGTAGCAGTGGGGGAGGAATGGGAAGTGGTCAGATGATGGACACATTCTGAAAATAGAGTCAGCCGGATTTCTGATGGTTTGGATGTGGGAGGGCAGAAGGAATGCAAAGAGTACAGGTGCCTCCCGAGTTTCTGGGCAGAACTCAAGCCTGCGTGATGGCACTGGAGGCTGCCCTTCTCCGGTAAAAGCCATTTTCCTTGGGGTAGAGCAGGGTCCCTGATTAAAATGCAGTGTCCTGGGGAGAAGTTCGACTTAAATCTCTGTGtcctaaatgtgatttttttttcaggatagCAATAAGTTTTTCATTAGTAAAGGGTTTCATGGTCGAGTAGGCTAGGTGAACCGCAGCCTGAAGCCCCTTCCCGGGGTCCCAGCTGCAGGACTTTTCAGGAAGTCCCCTGTCCTCGTCCTCCAAAAGGAGATCTGGATCTGTCCGGTTTCCCCTGCCAATTGTGTCCttggagccttttttttttaataatattttttctctttttttaaattttcttttggctgtgctgggtcttcactgctgtgtttgggctttctctagttgcggtgatcCGGGGTCACTGTCTAGTTacggtgtgagggcttctcattgcggtggcttctcttgtggaaccaGCCTCTAGGCGCATGggttttagtagttgtggctcatgggctccagaACATGGGCTTATTGATTgagacacatgggctcagttgctccaaggcgcgtgggatcttccaggactagaggtccttgcattgcaaggaccactggaccactggaccaccagggaagccctccttgggGCCTTTGCATCCTTCCCGTGTTTCAGTGGAGCACTGTTGGGCTGTTGAAGTCACTAGCATCCTGCTCTGAGCGCAGCAGTGTGAAAGGACCTTCAGAAAGCCTCCTGTTTGGGGCCTCAGATCAGATACCGCAAAGCCCAGATGAAGAACAGAACCCTGTTCTTCAGAACCCAGCTGGGTCAGGAGGTGGAGGCCCTGGGGGAACTGGAAGACTCCCGCCCATCTCAGCGGTCAGCACCAAGTCCCTCCAAGCCGTGTGTGGCCATATGGCCAGGGCTTACGGTGTTCCAGGTGGTGCTGAAAATCAGGGTTCTTGTGCAAAACCTGCCTTTTAGCCATCATTAACGACTTACAACGTTTCTGCCCCACAACCTCGGATGAGTCCTATGTCCTTGTGTTACATGAGGAGGAGATGGAGGCCCAGCGCAGGAGGGGTTAGCCCTTCAGTGATCTCACATGCTCACCCGTGCTTGGGGTGCCGGATTCCAGGAGTCTTGGCTGAACACCTACTGGGTGCTTTGTTAGACGTtgagggtggggagcagggacgCCTAGAGAAGAGCCCCTCTTGGGCCTCCAGATCCCCCTCTGTGTCTGGAACAGGTAGATCTGAGAGTCTCTGATGGGGGGCTATCCACTCTGGCAGCCTGGGCCTCTGGTCCAGGGAGCCTGGGCCTTGGATggactgggatggggagggagggtgagCTGGGTCAGAGGTCAGTCCaggccacccccttctcctcagcCAGAGAACATCCTCTGCGTCAACACCACGGGCCATTTGGTGAAGATCATTGACTTCGGCCTGGCACGGAGGTACCACCTTGGGAGGGCGGGGTGGGTGGGGCTAGGGGAAAGTGGGAAGGTGTCTGGGAATGGGCTGGGAGTTGTGCTCTGAGCTCTTGGCCTGACCTCCAGGTATAACCCCAAcgagaagctgaaggtgaattTTGGGACCCCAGAGTTCCTATCCCCTGAGGTGGTGAATTATGACCAAATCTCCGATAAGACAGACATGTGGAGCCTGGGGGTCATCACCTATATGCTGTGAGTGTTGATGGGGTTGGGGCACATGGGTGGGCAGCTGAGGCCAAGATCACTtccacctccccactccctcaGTTGAGGTTTACTGGGCATTGGGGGTGCACTCATCATTCCTCTTCTTCACGGTAACCCTGGGAAGCTGGGATGATTatggccattttacagatgagaagagtgaggctcagaaaggggaagtgacttgcccaaggtcacccacccagattcaaacccaggtctgtcccACTTGAGAGGCTGGGGGTCTTTTCAGCTCACGGTGCTGCTTCTCAAGATCCGTTGCATCCCCAACCCAATCTCACCTCCCTGCCTCCTACCATCGCCTCCTTCCAGCCTGAGTGGTCTCTCCCCCTTCCTGGGAGACGATGACACAGAGACCCTGAATAACGTTCTATCAAGCAACTGGTACTTTGACGAGGAAACCTTTGAGGCCGTGTCAGACGAGGCCAAAGACTTCGTCTCCAACCTCATCGTCAAGGACCAGCGGTGAGGCTCACCCCCCAGGACATGAACCCCATGTGTGCAAAGTCCAGTGCGTGTGTGTGCCGGGTGGGAACTGGGCTGGGAGGCCGGCTCCCAGGCCTGCCGCCTCCTCTCACCACGCCACCCCCTCTCCACAGGGCCCGGATGAGCGCTGCCCAGTGCCTCGCCCACCCCTGGCTCAACAACCTGGCAGAGAAGGCCAAGCGCTGTAACCGCCGCCTCAAGTCCCAGATCTTGCTTAAGAAATACCTCATGAAGAGGCGCTGGAAGGTACCGCTGGACTGAggcggggaggagagagggatatGGGGTGGGAAGGGCACTGGCCCCACTGGCCCCGTCTTGGCCGGTTCGGTCTGGAAAACAGAACTGGCTTTTCTCTCTTTGTCCTGGGCTGGCTCCTGCCCTGGGTGGTGGCCCTCCACTCACCCCCTCCACCCTGGGGAGGGGCATCCTTTTATGGCCTGGGCTCAGGAAAAGGTCTCTGATCCCCATGTCAGGCTTCTTCCTTTCATTTCATAAATACTTCTTGACCATCTACCACCTCCGGGCATTGGGGACACAGCAATGGATTTCAGTCTTGTGAACTTACTTTTGTTAGAGGATGGGGAGTTATTAAAAGGAATTAAGGAAGGGCTCTGTTGGCTCAGacgaagaatctgcctgcaatgcagacaacccaggttcgatccctgaagatcccctggagaagggaatggcaacccactccagtaatcttgcctggagaattccacggacagaggagcctggtgggctacagtccttggggtcacaaagagtcggacatgactgagcgactaacacttacacttattaggaaaaaataagaatggtcaggacaaaaaaaaaaaaaaaaagaatggtcagGAGTGCTGGGGAGAGGCTGTGCTTCTACATAGGGTGGCCAGGGAGGGCACACTGAGAAGGAGCCTGTGAACAAAAACCTGAGGAGATGAGGGCTGAGTCAGGCTGGTATGGAGGGGGAGTGGCCCCAGGCAGTGGGAACAGCGCgcgcaaaggccctgaggcaggagcacgGTTGTGGAGTGTGAGGAACAGGTAGGAGGCCAGTTCCTCTGAGTGGAATAAGCAAGCGGCAGGAGAGGTGTCCGAGAGGATGGGGAGGCAGGGCGTGGAGAGACTCAGCCACGGTGAGGGGCTTTTTCTTGGAATGAAATAGGAACCAGACTGCTTCCCAGATGGGTagcgctagtgggaaagaacctgccggccaacgcaggagacttaagagatgcgggttcgatccctgggtcgggaagatcccctggaggagggcatggaaacccactccagtattcttgctcggagaattccacggacagaggagcctggcgggctacagcccctggggtcacggtgacacgactgagcgacttagcatgcacacacagaccgCCACCAGGGGAGCGGTACTCACGTTTGCTGACGGGTCTGTTGAGTGAGGCAGGGCGTCCTGGAGGCTGTGGTGTCATGGCGCCTCCTGTGGCCATTTTGGGCACTGCAGCCTCCCTG
It encodes:
- the MYLK2 gene encoding myosin light chain kinase 2, skeletal/cardiac muscle; translation: MATENGAVELEIPSSSTDTAPKAAAGEGPPAAEKDPGSPDPQKDPGPPDPEKDAGPPNPEKELESPDPKKEPDPDSTKDTEAPAPEKGFGASAQPSASSQGPEGEGGLQGEPAEGSAGQPAALPQETATAEASVKKPKAEQGTPGSQDPGEAKEQKKVAEGQAPSKKGSPAFLHSPSCPAAISSLEKPLAEKPLDETLELIFEGVPVTPGPTETEPAKVAEGEKNLPGGSQKEGEEKAAGHAGQDGVQGDTSRGIEFQAVPSERSEVGQALSPTAKEEDCFQILDDCPPPPAPFPHRIVELRPGNINSQFSLNSKEALGGGKFGAVCTCTEKATGLKLAAKVIKKQTPKDKEMVLLEIEVMNQLNHRNLIQLYAAIETPHEIVLFMEYIEGGELFERIVDEDYQLTEVDTMVFVRQICDGILFMHKMRVLHLDLKPENILCVNTTGHLVKIIDFGLARRYNPNEKLKVNFGTPEFLSPEVVNYDQISDKTDMWSLGVITYMLLSGLSPFLGDDDTETLNNVLSSNWYFDEETFEAVSDEAKDFVSNLIVKDQRARMSAAQCLAHPWLNNLAEKAKRCNRRLKSQILLKKYLMKRRWKKNFIAVSAANRFKKISSSGALMALGV